A section of the Paenibacillus aurantius genome encodes:
- a CDS encoding glycoside hydrolase family 88/105 protein, which yields MTVYLEEQETARYRFAEEDRLLLAMLADRYIGANPPAPFLWRTVFRSGFAQTEDGLYEMDLGQRFPDSRSGQWAYALGLVWSDGERNLDLAVECLGPVRLFHNGQLVFRSSVGDELIPQARSRISVTFTKGWNSLFVKMQATAAGFGCRLGADEAKVRILNILSPFRERSGQAGWVYSAPMDEDRYAEGALPDGLATEQETGLAWLPQTAWAGGRESQPPLERLFGVRPGAKAYAWSRLEVDRVPGARAVPVRIAGESSGPAAVWIGGRKLVDRPDGGRFEQEIELPFGSHEVMAEIHCGTGGWSFRLEAACAGSPMTWKAPRRVQGTDEAWFYLGPLDEDLVLQPEELASLHALAPLPSESGTEGGQTGWRLDLPDGWLRPYYENAMLSNKWTAGNMTNYARWDYPLGVTIYGLLQTGRLLGRPDMTAYAEGHVKACTDLFAYSLWDKERYGFPSINQQLVNMKMLDNCGSFGSAMLEAAKEQPGRLNAYVPEIAERIADFILNRLERKEDGVFFRLGEGEYFADTIWADDLYMSTPFLCRYAALTGQPGALDEAARQFRLFRSYLYIPEHRVMSHVYDFKYGRATGIPWGRGNGWTIFSLSEVLENLPDGHADRPFLLGFFQELCEGYLALQGESGLWRQVLTDSDAYEEASCTAMFAYAFARGVRYGWFPEPDAFARAAVKAWEGLTGRVIDRQGNVYGVCSGSRYSFTPDYYKEDLRTVTNDTHGIGIMLLAGAEVIRLQEQLAAGATPESERVARPEEGAKR from the coding sequence ATGACGGTCTATCTGGAGGAACAAGAAACGGCGAGATACCGGTTCGCGGAAGAGGACCGGCTTCTTCTTGCCATGCTCGCGGACCGCTATATAGGCGCCAATCCTCCGGCTCCCTTTCTCTGGCGAACGGTTTTTCGTTCGGGTTTCGCTCAGACGGAGGACGGCCTTTATGAAATGGATTTGGGTCAGCGCTTCCCGGATTCCCGTTCCGGTCAGTGGGCTTATGCCTTGGGACTCGTGTGGAGCGACGGGGAACGGAATCTGGATCTGGCGGTGGAATGCCTGGGGCCCGTGCGTCTGTTCCATAACGGCCAACTCGTCTTTCGCTCCTCGGTGGGGGATGAGCTCATACCGCAAGCGCGAAGCCGCATCTCCGTCACGTTTACCAAAGGGTGGAATTCGCTCTTCGTCAAAATGCAGGCGACGGCCGCCGGCTTCGGCTGCCGTCTGGGGGCGGACGAAGCCAAGGTAAGAATTCTTAATATTCTGTCCCCCTTCCGGGAACGGTCGGGACAAGCGGGCTGGGTTTATTCGGCTCCGATGGACGAGGACCGGTACGCGGAGGGTGCGCTTCCGGACGGCCTGGCGACGGAGCAGGAAACGGGCCTGGCCTGGCTGCCGCAGACCGCCTGGGCCGGCGGACGGGAGAGCCAGCCGCCCCTTGAGCGGCTGTTCGGCGTGCGTCCCGGGGCTAAGGCCTATGCCTGGTCCCGCCTGGAGGTGGACCGCGTGCCGGGGGCACGAGCCGTCCCTGTGCGGATAGCTGGGGAATCATCGGGACCAGCAGCGGTATGGATCGGCGGCCGCAAGCTGGTGGACCGGCCGGACGGCGGCCGCTTCGAGCAAGAAATAGAGCTCCCCTTCGGCTCCCATGAGGTGATGGCCGAAATCCACTGCGGAACCGGCGGGTGGAGCTTCCGCCTAGAAGCCGCGTGTGCGGGCTCGCCTATGACATGGAAGGCACCCCGGCGGGTGCAGGGTACCGATGAGGCTTGGTTCTACCTCGGGCCCTTGGACGAGGACTTGGTCCTGCAGCCGGAGGAGCTTGCTTCCCTCCACGCCTTGGCTCCTCTGCCTTCCGAAAGCGGGACCGAAGGAGGGCAGACAGGGTGGCGGCTCGATCTTCCCGACGGCTGGCTTCGCCCCTATTACGAGAACGCCATGCTGAGCAACAAATGGACGGCGGGAAATATGACGAACTACGCCCGCTGGGACTATCCGCTTGGCGTTACCATTTACGGTCTTCTGCAGACGGGCCGTCTTCTCGGGCGGCCGGATATGACCGCCTATGCCGAGGGACATGTGAAGGCGTGCACGGATCTGTTTGCCTACTCGCTATGGGACAAAGAGAGGTATGGGTTTCCTTCCATCAACCAGCAGCTGGTTAACATGAAAATGCTCGACAACTGCGGCTCCTTCGGGTCAGCGATGCTGGAGGCCGCCAAGGAACAACCCGGCCGCCTGAATGCGTATGTGCCTGAAATTGCCGAGCGGATCGCCGATTTCATTCTCAACCGGCTTGAGCGCAAGGAGGACGGGGTTTTCTTTCGCCTGGGAGAGGGGGAGTATTTCGCCGATACGATCTGGGCGGACGACCTGTACATGAGCACCCCGTTCCTGTGCCGTTATGCCGCCCTTACGGGACAGCCCGGGGCGCTGGACGAAGCGGCCCGCCAATTCCGTCTGTTCCGGTCTTATCTATACATTCCGGAGCACAGGGTGATGTCCCATGTTTACGATTTCAAATACGGCCGCGCCACCGGCATACCTTGGGGCCGGGGGAACGGCTGGACGATCTTCTCGCTCTCGGAGGTTCTGGAGAACCTGCCGGACGGTCATGCGGACCGGCCGTTTCTCCTCGGCTTCTTTCAGGAGCTGTGCGAAGGCTATCTGGCCTTGCAGGGGGAGAGCGGCTTATGGAGGCAGGTCCTGACGGACTCGGATGCGTACGAGGAAGCGTCCTGTACGGCGATGTTCGCCTATGCCTTCGCCCGCGGTGTGCGGTACGGCTGGTTTCCCGAGCCGGATGCCTTCGCCCGCGCAGCGGTCAAAGCCTGGGAAGGCCTGACCGGACGGGTGATCGACCGGCAGGGAAATGTGTACGGGGTATGCAGCGGCTCCCGCTACTCCTTTACCCCGGATTATTACAAGGAAGACCTCAGGACGGTAACGAACGACACGCATGGAATCGGAATTATGCTGCTTGCCGGCGCGGAAGTGATCCGTCTCCAGGAGCAGCTGGCGGCGGGGGCTACCCCCGAGTCGGAACGAGTGGCACGGCCAGAGGAAGGAGCGAAGAGGTAA
- a CDS encoding EAL domain-containing protein: MLVFSIVPLGLGLAIKTLFGNTRLSKSLFVFMVCISVWQMDVAILFANRYVSTATIDFLFRLFRFGTIMLPAALLYVTYVIYQEHVDRRKLSAGWQLLINRGMLQTFGLWCLTVYAAGWTSGSIRSFIVVQSDKTAGFLFPVYGDWSWLFKAHILFFFLAIGVCLHLSRKVTSGPTRSFLTLFGVTSIIAYTVGMVNMSPNSGLYPSSIAVLIFAIAVFTAFCVMHSRVVREMNHALFEQKEFLTRVIDSNPNLIYARNGEGRLTLANLSLARMLGRRKEEIIGRTPEELWGSPALAGQEAIDQPDNGAGQPNREERVTDAEGKERWLQTACVPIDISNTKQWLFVSNDITERKEFEKNITHLAYHDTLTGLPNRFSFHTDLVGLLSPPSRTVALLFLDLDRFKIINDTLGHSIGDLFLTAVADRLVFLMEDRGRVYRIGGDEFMVTLQDGGEEKAVSEAKRILDSFQRPFYVNEHELFTTTSIGISVSSDDGGDLESLMMHADMAMHRAKAEGKNIYRVYNQAWDSRSERKMLLEKELHKALLKEEFILHYQPQIDLATGEMVGAEALIRWSHPRMGLISPGEFIPLAEETGLIVPIGEWVIKEACLQARKWREAGLPPIGIAVNISPRQFNKPDLVETILGIIEQTNADPRYLELEITESVAMFDTEQVMEKLDKLKSRGIPIAMDDFGTGYSSLSYLKKLPIDKLKIDRSFLVEVTPENANDNASIVAAIISLARNLNLRVIAEGVENAEQLEFLKAHRCDEGQGYYFQRPVPSEELEKLLQKRAAG; this comes from the coding sequence ATGCTTGTATTTTCCATCGTTCCGCTTGGCCTGGGACTTGCCATCAAAACTTTGTTCGGCAATACCCGCCTTTCCAAAAGTCTCTTCGTCTTCATGGTCTGCATAAGCGTTTGGCAGATGGATGTCGCCATTCTGTTTGCGAACCGGTACGTTTCGACTGCCACGATCGACTTCCTGTTCCGGTTGTTCCGGTTCGGTACGATCATGCTTCCGGCGGCTCTTCTGTATGTAACCTATGTCATCTACCAGGAGCATGTCGACCGGCGGAAGCTCAGTGCCGGCTGGCAGCTGCTCATTAACCGCGGCATGCTGCAGACCTTCGGGCTGTGGTGTCTGACGGTTTATGCGGCGGGATGGACCTCGGGCAGCATCCGCAGCTTCATCGTCGTGCAGTCGGACAAAACCGCCGGCTTCCTCTTTCCCGTTTATGGAGACTGGAGCTGGCTGTTCAAGGCTCACATTCTGTTCTTCTTTCTGGCCATCGGCGTCTGCCTTCATCTTTCCCGGAAGGTGACGAGCGGGCCGACCCGGTCCTTCCTGACGCTGTTCGGCGTGACCTCCATCATCGCCTACACCGTGGGGATGGTCAACATGTCTCCGAACAGCGGGCTGTACCCGAGCAGCATTGCGGTGCTGATCTTCGCCATCGCCGTGTTCACCGCCTTCTGCGTCATGCATTCCCGTGTGGTTCGCGAAATGAACCATGCTTTGTTCGAGCAGAAGGAATTTCTTACCCGTGTCATTGATTCGAACCCTAATCTGATTTATGCCCGCAACGGAGAGGGCCGACTGACGCTTGCCAACCTCTCCCTGGCCCGCATGCTGGGGCGGCGGAAGGAAGAGATTATCGGCCGTACGCCGGAGGAGCTGTGGGGAAGCCCGGCGCTTGCGGGTCAAGAGGCGATCGACCAGCCGGATAACGGCGCCGGCCAGCCGAACCGGGAAGAACGGGTTACCGATGCCGAAGGCAAGGAAAGGTGGCTCCAAACCGCCTGCGTGCCCATCGACATTTCCAACACGAAGCAATGGCTCTTCGTTTCGAACGACATTACCGAGCGCAAAGAGTTCGAGAAGAACATCACTCATCTCGCTTACCATGATACCTTGACCGGCCTGCCCAACCGGTTCTCGTTTCATACCGACCTGGTCGGCCTGCTCTCCCCGCCATCCCGTACGGTGGCGCTGCTGTTTCTGGATCTTGACCGCTTCAAAATAATAAATGATACGCTGGGGCATTCCATCGGCGATCTTTTTCTTACCGCTGTTGCCGATAGGCTGGTCTTCTTAATGGAAGACCGCGGCCGCGTTTACCGGATAGGTGGGGACGAGTTCATGGTGACTCTGCAGGACGGCGGGGAGGAAAAGGCCGTTTCGGAAGCCAAGCGGATCCTTGACAGTTTCCAGCGGCCCTTTTATGTTAACGAGCATGAACTGTTTACCACGACAAGCATCGGCATCAGCGTGTCATCCGACGATGGGGGAGATCTCGAGTCGCTTATGATGCATGCCGATATGGCCATGCACCGCGCGAAGGCGGAGGGCAAAAACATTTACCGCGTCTATAACCAGGCGTGGGACAGCCGCAGCGAGCGCAAGATGCTTCTGGAGAAAGAGCTTCACAAGGCTTTGCTGAAAGAAGAATTTATTCTCCACTACCAGCCGCAGATCGATTTGGCTACCGGCGAGATGGTCGGTGCGGAAGCGTTGATTCGGTGGAGCCATCCCCGGATGGGGCTAATCTCCCCGGGGGAATTCATTCCTCTCGCCGAGGAAACCGGACTTATCGTTCCAATCGGAGAGTGGGTCATCAAAGAAGCTTGCCTGCAGGCGCGAAAGTGGAGGGAAGCGGGGCTTCCGCCGATCGGGATTGCCGTCAACATCTCTCCCCGCCAATTTAACAAGCCGGACCTAGTGGAAACGATCCTCGGCATCATCGAACAAACGAATGCGGACCCCCGATACCTGGAGCTTGAAATTACCGAGAGTGTCGCCATGTTCGATACGGAGCAGGTCATGGAAAAGCTGGATAAGCTAAAGAGCCGGGGCATCCCGATTGCGATGGATGACTTCGGAACCGGCTATTCTTCCTTAAGCTACTTGAAGAAGCTCCCGATCGACAAACTGAAGATCGACCGTTCCTTCCTGGTTGAGGTGACGCCTGAGAACGCCAACGACAATGCGTCCATCGTAGCAGCCATTATTTCCCTCGCGCGGAATTTGAACCTTCGGGTCATTGCCGAAGGCGTCGAGAACGCCGAGCAGCTGGAGTTCTTGAAGGCTCACCGCTGTGACGAGGGCCAAGGCTATTACTTCCAGCGTCCGGTTCCAAGCGAGGAGCTGGAGAAGCTGCTTCAGAAGAGAGCGGCCGGATAA
- a CDS encoding DeoR/GlpR family DNA-binding transcription regulator produces the protein MLAAERKMRIVEYVKQKRVATVAALAKEFQVHEATIRRDLAEIEFEGLLRRTHGGVVIDRGANMEASFPERAQEQVEQKERIGKAAADLVEDGDHIILDSGTTTMHIARQLQNRTNITVVTNDINVAAELRDTPGVNVIVTGGLLYHSSYMLNGMFTDQVLGTLHVQKAFIGTPAIHAKYGLTHPEAQLVPTKQGMIRAAQEIIVVADDTKIGKVSLHTVAPASSIHRFLTGKEASEIQIKEFRESGIDIIQV, from the coding sequence ATGCTGGCTGCCGAAAGAAAAATGCGGATAGTGGAATACGTTAAGCAGAAGCGTGTCGCTACCGTTGCCGCATTGGCCAAGGAGTTTCAAGTCCATGAAGCGACCATCCGCCGGGATTTGGCGGAGATCGAGTTCGAAGGGCTGCTCCGGCGGACCCACGGAGGAGTGGTTATTGACCGCGGGGCCAATATGGAAGCTTCTTTTCCGGAACGGGCCCAGGAGCAGGTCGAGCAGAAGGAGAGAATAGGCAAAGCCGCCGCCGATCTGGTGGAGGACGGGGATCATATCATTCTCGATTCCGGTACCACGACCATGCATATTGCGAGGCAGCTCCAGAACCGTACGAACATTACCGTCGTTACGAATGATATCAACGTGGCGGCGGAGCTGAGGGATACCCCGGGAGTCAATGTGATCGTTACCGGAGGGCTGCTGTATCACTCCTCCTATATGCTGAACGGAATGTTCACCGACCAGGTCCTGGGCACGCTTCATGTGCAGAAGGCGTTTATCGGAACACCGGCCATCCACGCCAAATACGGACTGACTCACCCCGAAGCCCAGCTCGTCCCGACCAAGCAGGGGATGATCCGGGCCGCCCAGGAAATTATTGTGGTTGCCGATGACACCAAGATAGGAAAGGTTTCCCTTCATACGGTTGCTCCTGCCAGTTCCATCCACCGGTTCCTGACCGGGAAGGAAGCCTCCGAAATCCAGATCAAGGAATTCCGGGAATCGGGCATCGACATTATTCAGGTATAA
- a CDS encoding sugar phosphate isomerase/epimerase family protein, translated as MGFGTLAHTAGNLPLKELTAKLQNRGIDFVQLALTKAIGDIDTGTGKLSPGLASYIAEQFDRCGLRIGVLGCYINPVHPDPDIRRQEIARFKEHLRYARDFGTSIVATETGSLETYREQDPERYVEIGWNVLRQTVEELAEEAERWGVTIGLEPVSSHTLSSARNMVRIMEEVPSSTLGVVFDPCNLLTPRQYEDQEEFLEEAFRLFGPRIVLSHLKDVTLNEGKLREVRSGQGGFRTASFLEKLQQAKPFVDVSLEAVSNDTLDETIRYVRELAGQPVR; from the coding sequence ATGGGATTCGGTACCTTGGCTCACACAGCCGGAAATCTTCCCCTGAAAGAATTGACGGCCAAGCTTCAGAACCGGGGCATTGATTTTGTGCAGCTTGCCCTGACGAAAGCTATCGGCGATATCGACACCGGAACCGGAAAGCTTAGCCCGGGCCTGGCCAGTTACATAGCGGAGCAATTTGACCGCTGCGGTTTGCGTATTGGGGTCCTCGGCTGCTATATCAATCCCGTCCATCCGGATCCGGACATCCGCCGGCAGGAGATCGCCCGCTTCAAGGAGCATCTTCGGTATGCCCGGGACTTCGGCACCTCCATCGTGGCTACGGAAACCGGAAGCCTGGAGACGTACCGGGAGCAGGATCCGGAAAGATATGTGGAAATCGGCTGGAACGTCCTGCGCCAAACGGTGGAGGAACTGGCGGAGGAAGCCGAGCGGTGGGGCGTTACGATTGGCCTGGAGCCGGTCAGCAGCCATACCTTGTCCAGTGCCCGGAACATGGTGAGGATTATGGAGGAGGTTCCGTCGAGCACCCTGGGCGTCGTCTTCGATCCGTGCAACCTGCTCACTCCCCGCCAGTATGAGGATCAGGAGGAATTTCTCGAGGAGGCCTTCCGCTTATTCGGCCCGAGAATCGTTCTCTCCCATCTGAAAGACGTCACCTTGAACGAGGGCAAGCTCCGGGAGGTCCGCTCGGGACAAGGGGGCTTCCGCACCGCTTCTTTCCTGGAGAAGCTGCAGCAGGCCAAGCCTTTCGTCGACGTTTCGCTTGAGGCGGTCAGTAACGATACATTGGACGAGACGATCCGTTATGTACGGGAGCTCGCGGGACAGCCCGTTCGCTGA
- the katA gene encoding catalase KatA — MTNPPSKLTTSWGAPVGDNQNSITAGSRGPTLIQDVHLLDKLAHFNRERVPERVVHAKGAGAHGYFEVTRDVSPYTKAAFLSEVGKRTPLFVRFSTVAGENGSADTVRDPRGFAVKFYTEEGNYDLVGNNTPVFFIRDAIKFPDFIHTQKRHPQTHLKNPTAVWDFWSLSPESLHQVTILMSDRGIPATFRHMHGFGSHTFKWVNAEGKGVWVKYHFKTEQGVKNLTSDVAAQLAGENPDYHTEDLFNSIEEGDFPAWTLYVQVMPLEDAETYRFDPFDVTKVWSQKDYPLMEVGRMVLDRNPSNYFTEVEQATFSPGTLVPGIEVSPDKMLQGRLFAYADAHRYRVGANHQALPINRPLSEVNHYQRDGQMRFDSNGGGSVYYEPNSLGGPKESPADRPSPHPVSGTADSTAYDRDDHYTQAGDLYRLMSEEERSRLVSTIVTAMKPVPREDILARQIGHFYKADPEYGRRVAEGLGLPVPQEE; from the coding sequence ATGACTAACCCTCCTTCCAAATTGACAACAAGCTGGGGAGCGCCCGTCGGCGACAACCAGAATTCGATAACCGCGGGTTCCCGGGGCCCTACTCTGATCCAGGATGTTCATCTGCTCGATAAACTGGCTCATTTCAACCGGGAACGGGTTCCGGAACGGGTCGTACACGCCAAGGGAGCCGGGGCTCACGGCTATTTCGAGGTTACCCGGGACGTTTCCCCTTATACGAAAGCCGCTTTCCTGTCAGAGGTCGGAAAGCGCACCCCGCTCTTCGTCCGCTTCTCCACCGTAGCGGGTGAGAACGGCTCGGCTGATACGGTCCGCGATCCCCGCGGGTTCGCGGTGAAGTTTTATACCGAAGAGGGGAATTACGACCTCGTCGGCAACAACACGCCGGTCTTCTTCATCCGCGATGCGATCAAGTTCCCGGATTTCATCCATACGCAGAAGCGCCATCCCCAAACCCATTTGAAGAACCCGACCGCGGTTTGGGATTTCTGGTCCCTGTCGCCGGAATCGCTGCACCAGGTCACCATCCTGATGTCCGACCGCGGCATCCCGGCTACCTTCCGGCATATGCACGGCTTCGGCAGCCACACCTTCAAGTGGGTTAACGCGGAAGGCAAGGGAGTGTGGGTGAAATACCACTTCAAAACCGAGCAGGGCGTAAAGAACCTCACCTCCGATGTCGCGGCACAATTGGCTGGCGAGAACCCGGATTACCACACGGAGGATCTGTTTAACTCCATCGAGGAAGGGGACTTCCCGGCCTGGACGCTCTATGTGCAGGTTATGCCCCTGGAAGACGCCGAGACGTACCGGTTCGATCCGTTCGATGTGACGAAGGTTTGGTCCCAGAAGGATTATCCCCTGATGGAGGTGGGCCGGATGGTGCTGGACCGCAACCCCTCCAATTATTTCACGGAAGTGGAACAGGCTACCTTCTCGCCGGGCACCCTGGTTCCGGGCATTGAAGTATCCCCGGATAAAATGCTCCAGGGCCGGCTGTTCGCCTACGCGGATGCCCACCGCTACCGGGTCGGGGCGAATCACCAGGCGCTGCCGATTAACCGCCCCCTAAGCGAAGTGAACCACTACCAGCGGGACGGCCAGATGCGCTTCGATTCCAACGGAGGAGGGTCGGTCTACTACGAGCCCAACAGCCTGGGCGGACCGAAGGAATCACCGGCCGACCGGCCGTCCCCTCACCCGGTCTCAGGCACAGCCGACAGCACCGCTTACGACCGGGATGATCATTACACGCAGGCGGGAGATTTGTACCGCCTGATGAGTGAGGAAGAACGGAGCCGGCTCGTCTCCACCATTGTGACGGCTATGAAGCCGGTTCCGCGGGAAGACATTCTGGCCCGGCAGATCGGCCATTTCTACAAGGCCGATCCGGAATACGGACGGCGGGTTGCCGAAGGCCTGGGCCTTCCGGTCCCGCAGGAGGAGTAA
- a CDS encoding ArsB/NhaD family transporter, with protein MEQQAVWAVALFLIVYALIVSEKIHRTVVAMIGGLLMIGLGIVDQETAIHHIDFNTLGLLVGMMIIVSITADTGVFKYVAVWAAKQAKGEPMHILLALVLITAFGSAFLDNVTTILLMVPVTMSITRQLGVSPIPYLITQILASNIGGTATLIGDPPNIMIGSAVKELTFVAFLNNLTPIALLILAAHLPIFLWIFRKKLVTTPERKQAVLQMDEKEELRNRTLLIKCLTVLGFTIVGFFLHQLLHLESATVALAGAAVLLLLTGEEAMERAFAKVEWLTIFFFVGLFVLVGGLMETGVISSLAQKAIALTGGDPTATSMLILWISAFASAFLDNIPFVATMIPMIQEMGNMGVENLEPLWWSLALGACLGGNGTLIGASANLIAAGLAAKEDHPIRFLTFMKYGFPLMLLSTAMASAYIYLRYLI; from the coding sequence ATGGAACAACAAGCCGTTTGGGCGGTTGCTTTATTCTTGATTGTTTATGCTTTAATCGTATCGGAGAAAATTCACCGGACCGTGGTGGCCATGATCGGCGGCCTGCTAATGATTGGGCTTGGGATCGTGGACCAGGAAACGGCTATTCATCATATAGATTTCAATACACTCGGTCTTCTGGTCGGGATGATGATTATTGTCAGCATTACCGCGGATACGGGCGTTTTTAAATACGTGGCGGTTTGGGCGGCCAAGCAGGCGAAGGGGGAACCGATGCACATTCTGCTGGCTCTTGTGCTCATCACCGCCTTCGGCTCGGCCTTTCTGGATAACGTGACCACTATTCTTCTGATGGTTCCCGTCACGATGAGCATCACCCGGCAGCTGGGGGTAAGCCCGATCCCCTATCTGATCACGCAGATTCTGGCCTCCAACATTGGAGGGACGGCTACGCTGATCGGGGATCCCCCCAACATCATGATCGGGAGTGCGGTCAAAGAACTTACGTTTGTCGCTTTTCTCAACAACCTGACTCCGATAGCCCTGTTGATTCTGGCAGCGCATCTGCCTATTTTTCTATGGATTTTCCGCAAGAAGCTCGTGACCACCCCGGAGCGAAAACAGGCCGTTCTCCAGATGGACGAAAAAGAGGAACTGAGGAATCGGACCTTGCTTATCAAATGCCTAACGGTTCTCGGATTTACCATTGTCGGTTTTTTCCTTCACCAGCTGCTTCATCTGGAAAGCGCTACGGTTGCTTTGGCCGGGGCGGCCGTTCTCCTGCTCCTAACAGGCGAGGAGGCCATGGAGCGGGCCTTCGCGAAGGTGGAGTGGCTTACGATCTTCTTCTTTGTCGGTCTTTTCGTCCTGGTGGGCGGGTTAATGGAGACCGGGGTTATTTCGAGCCTGGCGCAAAAGGCCATTGCCCTTACAGGCGGGGACCCGACGGCCACCTCCATGCTTATCTTGTGGATCAGTGCATTCGCTTCCGCGTTTCTCGATAATATTCCCTTTGTGGCGACCATGATCCCGATGATTCAAGAGATGGGGAATATGGGGGTGGAGAACCTGGAACCGCTCTGGTGGAGTCTGGCCCTAGGGGCTTGCCTCGGCGGAAACGGAACGCTGATTGGAGCAAGCGCCAACCTGATCGCAGCCGGACTCGCGGCGAAGGAGGATCACCCGATCCGCTTCCTGACGTTCATGAAATACGGCTTTCCGCTCATGCTGCTTTCGACCGCGATGGCAAGCGCCTATATTTACCTCCGGTACTTGATCTAA
- a CDS encoding beta-ketoacyl-[acyl-carrier-protein] synthase family protein, producing the protein MTRIVVTGYGIKAPGVDTKDQFKEVLEKGICTQQLVRGIGPHDSDLVLGVVDSELDRIGEKNYRKYPRVAKLAMAAADSACTMSRLPSIDPARIAVVMGTSIGGLLEIERYAVLSNNRQYRKFPLSGAGAGNPQSLSTAVAYHIGAKGLVLTLATGCTAGMDAMLMAKMLLETNQADICIAGGSDAPLTTGCIYSFSKLGALSREKDVAEAGNPFSKETEGFVMAEGAGVLVLEREHDARGRGADIYGVIENMASKNDGESIFDSDRTGRTMTEVVQAAVGDKHPTYINSQALGLHVNDYSDYTAYMRTFGESIPITSIKGSIGHAFGASGNLQTIAALLSMEYNFIAPTIKSTGKGFEELPIAFEPHYTPVDRVAVTAHGYGGNNTCLLLAKY; encoded by the coding sequence TTGACCAGAATTGTGGTAACGGGATATGGGATAAAAGCTCCAGGAGTAGATACTAAGGACCAGTTTAAAGAAGTACTGGAGAAGGGGATTTGTACCCAGCAGCTGGTCCGCGGAATCGGGCCTCACGATTCCGATCTGGTGCTCGGCGTCGTTGACTCCGAGCTTGACCGTATAGGGGAGAAGAATTACCGGAAGTATCCCCGGGTCGCCAAGCTGGCCATGGCGGCTGCGGATTCCGCCTGCACCATGTCCCGGCTTCCCTCGATCGACCCGGCAAGAATCGCCGTTGTTATGGGGACGTCGATCGGAGGCCTGCTTGAAATTGAACGCTATGCCGTACTCAGCAACAACCGGCAGTACCGCAAATTCCCTTTATCGGGAGCCGGTGCCGGCAATCCCCAGAGTCTCTCCACGGCGGTAGCCTATCATATCGGAGCCAAAGGGCTGGTGCTCACGCTCGCCACCGGCTGCACGGCCGGCATGGATGCCATGCTCATGGCCAAAATGCTTCTCGAGACGAACCAGGCCGACATCTGCATCGCCGGCGGGTCGGACGCTCCGCTGACCACGGGCTGCATCTACAGCTTCTCCAAGCTGGGCGCTCTTTCCCGGGAGAAGGACGTGGCCGAAGCGGGCAATCCCTTCTCGAAGGAGACGGAAGGCTTTGTGATGGCGGAAGGGGCCGGGGTGCTGGTGCTGGAGCGGGAGCACGACGCCCGTGGCCGCGGGGCGGATATTTATGGGGTTATCGAGAATATGGCCTCCAAGAACGACGGGGAATCCATCTTTGATTCCGACCGGACGGGCCGGACGATGACCGAGGTGGTCCAGGCCGCAGTCGGCGATAAACATCCCACTTACATCAATAGCCAGGCGCTCGGTCTCCACGTGAACGATTATTCCGATTACACGGCCTACATGCGGACGTTCGGGGAAAGCATTCCCATCACGTCCATTAAAGGCTCCATCGGACATGCCTTCGGGGCAAGCGGGAACCTTCAAACGATTGCCGCGCTCTTGTCCATGGAATATAATTTTATTGCACCGACGATCAAATCGACGGGAAAGGGCTTTGAAGAGCTTCCCATCGCCTTCGAGCCGCATTATACGCCGGTGGACCGGGTAGCGGTTACCGCGCATGGTTACGGCGGAAACAACACTTGTCTGCTTCTCGCCAAATATTAA